A genomic window from Pirellulaceae bacterium includes:
- the pelA gene encoding pectate lyase — protein MLWAITTCLQRLARHALRSRGRFHVQFGTVASVWLVSILMATGCGIYSRVLAEGPSTSLAPIDLSEFRSGIQHWRRIRDESRFITPLPDQPSYAEQQVAEILANILLFQRSNGGWPKDYDMTAILTDQQRQAVRATRDKQDTSFDNGNIHSQVHYLARAYTQMPDPLWREACERGLDFILQAQYDNGGFPQRFPHPQNYQAHITFNDGVMIGNLQVLQLAAQGDAPFAWLDDHRRRSAADAVRRGIECILKCQVRVDGTLTGWCQQHDRYSYEAQPARTFELASLCPQDTTQIARFLMQQAEPSDAMVAAVDAAVHWLQLVKIEGIEVAKVPTETVSFERHDADFDLVVLANPDAKPIWARHYEIGTNRPIFAGRDAIKRYALAEIERERRTGSAWYGRWPAELLKTEYKAWRQQWPSH, from the coding sequence ATGCTCTGGGCCATAACGACTTGTTTACAGCGGCTTGCACGTCACGCCCTGCGTAGCCGCGGGCGATTCCATGTTCAGTTCGGTACGGTGGCTAGTGTCTGGTTGGTATCAATTCTGATGGCCACTGGCTGCGGAATCTATTCGCGGGTTTTGGCCGAAGGGCCGAGTACGTCGCTGGCTCCAATAGACCTATCCGAGTTTCGTAGCGGAATTCAGCATTGGCGCAGAATCCGTGACGAAAGTCGGTTTATCACTCCCCTGCCCGATCAGCCATCGTATGCTGAGCAACAAGTCGCGGAAATCCTTGCCAATATCTTGCTGTTTCAGCGGAGCAACGGTGGCTGGCCCAAAGATTACGACATGACGGCCATCTTGACCGATCAGCAACGCCAAGCTGTGCGGGCTACTCGTGACAAGCAAGATACCTCATTCGACAACGGCAATATTCATTCGCAGGTCCACTATCTGGCGCGGGCGTACACGCAGATGCCCGACCCCCTGTGGCGTGAGGCTTGCGAGCGCGGTTTGGATTTCATTCTCCAGGCACAGTACGACAATGGTGGATTCCCGCAACGATTTCCCCATCCGCAGAATTATCAAGCTCACATTACATTTAACGACGGTGTAATGATTGGGAATCTACAGGTACTGCAGTTAGCGGCCCAGGGAGACGCTCCGTTTGCCTGGTTGGACGACCATCGCCGCCGCAGCGCGGCTGACGCGGTTCGGCGGGGCATTGAGTGCATTTTGAAGTGTCAGGTTCGCGTCGATGGTACTCTCACTGGTTGGTGCCAGCAACACGATCGATATTCGTATGAGGCTCAGCCGGCACGCACCTTTGAATTGGCGTCACTGTGCCCCCAGGACACCACCCAGATCGCACGCTTTTTGATGCAACAGGCCGAGCCCAGCGACGCCATGGTCGCGGCAGTAGATGCGGCTGTACATTGGTTGCAGTTGGTAAAAATTGAAGGTATTGAGGTCGCTAAAGTTCCAACAGAGACAGTGTCTTTCGAGCGACACGATGCGGATTTTGATTTAGTTGTGCTGGCTAACCCAGACGCCAAACCGATCTGGGCACGACACTACGAGATCGGCACGAACCGCCCTATCTTTGCGGGGCGCGATGCGATCAAACGTTACGCGCTGGCGGAAATTGAACGCGAAAGGCGCACCGGCTCCGCCTGGTATGGTCGGTGGCCAGCGGAGCTGCTGAAGACGGAATACAAAGCGTGGCGCCAACAATGGCCATCCCATTGA
- a CDS encoding tetratricopeptide repeat protein: MGQNTMGTRLYQQGRYAEALQHFQAAQASDPTNSDAYYNLASTYHKLGVAQKDAKLIEQAESLYHQCLDLQPNHVDCHRGLAVMLAESSRPDAAMRLLKNWSARNPNMPDPKIELARLHQEFGQVKVAEQYLDEALAMNPNDARVWAHKGQLRESSGDMSQALYNYQQSLSINNMQPELYQRVASLNVKLAQQGIAGAGTWTAQTPPPSTGGASPRY, from the coding sequence ATGGGGCAGAATACGATGGGCACGAGGTTGTACCAACAAGGTCGGTATGCCGAAGCGCTTCAGCATTTTCAAGCGGCACAGGCCTCGGATCCAACGAATTCAGATGCGTATTACAACTTGGCATCGACTTATCACAAGCTGGGGGTAGCTCAAAAAGATGCCAAGCTAATCGAGCAGGCCGAGTCGCTGTACCATCAGTGTTTGGACCTCCAACCGAATCACGTTGATTGTCATCGCGGCTTGGCGGTCATGTTAGCAGAGTCGTCGCGACCGGATGCCGCCATGCGACTCCTGAAGAATTGGTCGGCTCGGAATCCCAACATGCCTGACCCAAAGATCGAGTTAGCTCGACTGCATCAAGAATTCGGGCAAGTCAAAGTCGCCGAGCAATATTTGGACGAAGCCTTGGCGATGAACCCCAACGATGCTCGTGTGTGGGCGCACAAGGGGCAACTGCGCGAGTCATCTGGTGACATGAGCCAAGCGCTTTACAACTATCAGCAAAGCTTGTCGATTAACAACATGCAGCCCGAGCTGTATCAACGAGTCGCCTCGTTGAATGTCAAGTTAGCGCAACAAGGCATCGCCGGAGCTGGTACCTGGACCGCGCAAACTCCTCCACCGTCAACCGGCGGCGCGTCTCCACGGTACTAG